GACCCGGATTTGCGGGTGCGCGGCACGGTCGACGGTCTTGGCGTTCTGGCCGCCAAAGGCTGGATACCGCAAGACACGGCAGAGACGCTGAGCGCGCATTACCGCGCCCACCGCGAGATCGAGCATCGCATTCAGATGGTCAATGACGCCCAGACCCACAATTTGCCCAAATCACCCGAGGGCATGGCCCGGATCGCGGCGATGATGGGGCTGGAGCAGGCCGCGTTCGAGCGCGACCTAAAGGCGCGGTTGGAAGAGGTTCACGCGCTGACCGAAGGGTTTTTCGCACCGGATGCGGATGTGACCGCGCCGGTCGCGCCAGAGGCAGACGCCGGGACGGATCTGGTGGAAATGAGCCCACAGATGGCGGAGATTATTCAGCGCTGGCGGTCTTACCCGGCGCTGCGTTCGGGGCGGGCGGTGGAGATATTCCATCGCTTGCGCCCCGAGATATTGCGGCGCCTCGGCGAGACGGCGCACCCGGAACAGGCGCTTTTGGCATTTGATGGGTTCCTCAAGGGATTACCGGCTGGTGTTCAACTTTTTTCGCTGTTCGAGGCCAACCCGCCGCTGGTTGATTTACTGATCGACATTGTCGGCACGGCACCAGCACTGGCGCGCTATTTGTCACGCAATTCACAGGTGTTTGACGCGGTGATTGACGGTGATTTTTTTGCCGATTGGGCGGGAGTCGAGGCGCTGACCCAAGAGCTTGCGGGGCAGATGGCCGAAGAGGACGATTACGAGAGCAAGCTTGACCGGGCGCGGCGCTGGGCGAAGGAATGGCGGTTTCGCGTCGGCGTGTATCATCTGCGCGGGTTGATCGACGGGATGCAGGCGGGCACGCAATATGCCGATGTGGCGGATGCGGCGCTGGGCGCGCTCTGGCCGGTGGTGGTGGCGGAATTTGCGCTCAGGCACGGGCCGCCGCCGGGGCGCGGTGCCTGCGTGCTCGGGATGGGCAGCGTGGGCGCGCGGCGGCTTAACGCGGTATCTGATCTTGACCTGATCGTGATCTATGATCCGGGGGAAGCGGAAACATCGGAGGGGAAGCGCCCGCTCGCGGTGCGGCCCTATTATGCACGTCTGACGCAGGCGATGATTACGGCACTGACCGCGCCGATGGCGGAGGGGCGCCTTTTCGAGGTGGATATGCGGCTGCGCCCGTCAGGCAGGCAAGGGCCGGTGGCGACAAGCTGGACCGCGTTTCAGGCCTATCAGAACGATGAAGCCTGGGTTTGGGAGCATCTGGCGCTGACCCGCGCGCGGGTGTTGACCGGCGACCCGGCGCTGGGGGCGGATATTGAGACATTCCGGGTGGAGTTGTTGCGCCGCAAGGGGCGGGATCACGCGCAGGTGCTGGCGGAACTGGCCGGGATGCGAAGCCGGATCGCGGCGGCAAAGCAACCGGCGGGGGCGTGGGAGGCAAAACTGGGGCCGGGGCGGTTGCAGGATGTCGAGCTTTGCGCGCAGGCCGGTGCGCTGATGGCGGGCGATGCGGCGCGCAGCGTGGCAGAAGGATTGGCGGGCGGTGTCGCAATCGGCTGGTTGAGTGACGCAGAGAGAGGCGCTTTGCGCGGCCCATGCGCTTTGTTGGCAGGTGCAGGCGGCGGCAAAACTGCTGAGCGAGAAGCCGCTTTCGGCGGAAGTGATCAGCGGTGGCGGGGCGGTTATGTTGAAACGCGAGACCGGGTGCGCCGGGGCAAAGGCGCTGGCGGCGCAGATGGACACACTTTGCGGCAAGGCGGCAGCGGTGATCGCTGCGGCGTTGGACCGGGAGATTGAGAAGACACGATGAAGGGCGATGCGTTGGATCCGAAAGCATTGATACGCGAGGCGTACCGGATGGATATCGGCATGCCGGAATGCCGGGTAATTTTCCTTGATTGGGCCCTGAGCTTGCCCGACGGGGCCGATGCGCACGGGTATATTGCGGCGCTGCTGGAGCGTTACGGAGCAGAGCAGGTGCATCCGATGACGGCGGTGTTGCGTGCGGGGCTTGAACGGGCGGCGCGCACCGGACGGCGCGGCGGGCGCAAAGGGCGCATGATGTAAGGCATCTGCCGATCAGCCGTGAAGCAAGCCGTTGGCCTGCGCGGCGAGGCGGGTGATTTCGGGCCAATCCCCGGCCTTTATCGCGGCTTTGGGCGCGACCCAAGAGCCGCCGACGCAAGGCACATTGGGCAGGGCGAGGTAAGCGGCGGCATTGTCGAAAGAGACGCCGCCGGTCGGGCAGAAGCTGATCTGCGGCAGCGGCGCGCCGAGCGCCTTGAGCGCTGCCGCCCCGCCGGAGGCTTGCGCCGGAAAGAATTTCTGCGTGCTATAGCCGCGCTCAAGAAGGCGCATCGCTTCGGTCGCGGTGGCGGCACCGGGCAGGAGCGGCAGGCTGGCTGCTTCACAGGCGGCAAGCAGCGCATCCGTGGCCCCCGGAGAGACGGCAAAGCGCGCCCCCGCTGCCTTGGCCGCTTGCACATCGTCAGGGCTAAGCACGGTGCCCGCGCCGACGATTCCGCCCCGCACACCTGCCATGGCGCGGATCGCATCAAGGGCGGCGGCGGAGCGCAGTGTCACTTCAAGCACCCGCAGCCCACCCGCGATGAGCGCGCGCGCCAGTGCGGCGGCGGTTGCGGCATCCTCCACGGTCAGCACCGGGATCACCGGGGCAATCCGGCACAGGCGCAACGCTTCGGCGCTTGTCGCTTGCGGGGTCATGTGGGTTTTCCGGCGAACAGAGAACTGGCCCCTTCGGTGGCGGGGCTGGCATTGGCGCGAAACAACGCGAACATTTCGCGGCCCGTGCCGGTCTCGTTGGCCGAAAGGTCGGGGGTTTCTACCGGGCGGGTGGTGAAATCTGCGGTCAGGCATTCCAGTGTGCCTGCATCGGCATCAAGCCGGATCAGATCGCCATCGCGCAGTTGCGCAAGCGGCCCGCCCAACGTGGCCTCGGGCGAGACATGGATCGCCGCCGGAATCTTGCCGGACGCGCCGGACATTCGCCCATCGGTAAGCAGGGCAATGTTCTGACCACGATCCTGCATGACCGAAAGTGTGGGCGTCAGGCCGTGCAATTCCGGCATTCCGTTGGCGCGTGGCCCCTGAAACGGCAGCACAACGACAACATCGCCGGTAAGCGCGCCTGCCTTGAACGCCTGAACCACGGCGTCTTGAGTGTGAAAGACGCGCGCCGGGGCTTCGATCAGGCGGTGTTCGGGGGCGACCGACGAAACCTTGATGATCCCTTCGCCAAGGTTGCCAATGAGCCGTTGCAACCCGCCGGTCGGTTGAAACGGGTTGGTATGGGGGCGCAAAATCCTGTCGTTTGCAGGCTCACTTGCTGCCGGTCGCACGCTGAGCGCGCCCGCTTTCAGCACCGGCTCGCCTTCCGATTGGCCGAGCGTGCTGCCGGAGACAGTGTGCGCATCGCCGTGCAAAAGCCCGGCATCGAGCAGTTGCGAGACGAGATAGGGCAGCCCGCCCGCGGCGTGGAAATGGTTCACGTCGGCCAATCCGTTGGGATAAATCCGTGCCAGCAGCGGCACCACGGCGGAAAGGTCAGAGAAATCCTCGGGCGTGAGCAAAATGCCAAAGGCGCGGGCCATGGCGGGCAGGTGCATCACCAGATTGGTGGACCCGCCAGTGGCCATCAACCCGACAATGCCGTTGACGAAAGCGCGTTCATCCATAATGTCACAGACCGGCTGATACGCCTTGCCCAGCGCCGTTTGGCCAAGGATGCGCCGGGTGCCTTCGGCGGTCAGCGCCTCCCGCAGCGGGGTGCGCGGCGTGACGAAGGCGGCACCGGGCAGGATCAACCCCATGATCTCAAGCAGCATCTGGTTGGAATTGGCGGTGCCATAGAAGGTGCAGGTGCCGGGGCCGTGATAGGCGGCCATTTCCGCCTTCATCAACTCGGCACGCTCAACCTTGCCTTCGGCATAGGCCTTGCGAACCTTGGCCTTCTCGTCATTGGGAAGGCCCGAAGCCATTGGCCCGGCGGGCAAGAAAATCAGCGGCAGATGCCCGAAGCCGCCCGCCGCCATGACAAGGCCGGGCACGATCTTGTCGCAAGTGCCGAGCATGGCCACCGCATCAAAGGCGTTGTGCGACAGCGCGATGGTGGCGGCCAGCGCGATGGTGTCGCGCGAAAATAGCGATAGCTCCATTCCCGGCGCGCCCTGCGTGATGCCATCGCACATCGCAGGCACGCCGCCCGCCACCTGCGCGGTGGCACCGATGCTGTGTGCTGCGGCTTTTATCGCGGCGGGAAATTCGCCGTAAGGCTCATGCGCGGAGAGCATATCGTTATAGGCGGTGACGATGCCAAGATTGGGCGCTTGGGTGGTGGCAAGCGTGCCCTGATCCGCCCCCATGGACGCATAGGCATGGGCCTGATTAGAGCACCCCAGATGGCCGCGCGCTGGCCCTTCTGACGCCGCTGCGCGCATCCGGTCAAGATAACCGTCGCGCAGGGTGCGGGAACGCTCGCGAATGCGTTCGGTCACGCGATCGACGGTTGAATGAATTGTCATGGCAGCATGGCCCCCGGTTCGTCTTTGGCGCGCATGACCCTGTAATATCAGATGAGTTTACCGCTAACAACGGCTGTTGGCGCGGCAACCTGTTGCCGGGAAGACTCAAATCAGCCGCCAAACGCCCCCCGCCGCAGTATTTCCCCCGCATCACCCCGGTGGTGCCCAAAATTTGTCTCAATTCCGGGCAAATCATGGAGCATCTCAGAAAAAGGGCCGGAAGCCCAAGGAGGAAGAGCATGAAACATGTTCGTTTGGTTGCAGCAATGATAATGGGAATGGCCGTCTCGGGCTGTGCCACGATGGATATTGCCACCCGTAACGCCTCGTTCGAGGCCCCGGCCGCAGCGGCGGCGGTTGCTCCGTCGATGAAGGTGGTCTCATATGAGGTGCGGGTGCCGCACAGCCTGAAGGTTTCCGAAGCCAACAGCTTCTATCCGTCGGGCGATATCGTCTGGCGCGGAGAGCCGCTGGGTGATCGGTATGCGCAGGTCGAGAAGATTTTCGACGACAGCCTTGCGGCCAGCACCAAGGGCAGCGACGGCAAGCTTCCGGTGATGCTGGATATCGAAGTGTCGAAATTCCACGCGCTGAGCGAGAAGACCCGTTACACCGTTGGTGGGCGTCACGAGATTCATTTCGTGATGAACTTCCTTGATCCGACAACCCGGCAGCCGGTGGCCCCACCGCGCAAGATCGACGCGACGTTCAAAGGCTTTGGCGGGGCGCGGGCAATTCATGCTGAAGAAAACGGCATGACCCAGCGGGTGCGGATCGTCAGCCATCTTACGGGCGTCTTCCGCCACCAGCTTGGGCTTGATGCCAAACCGCCGGTAGAAGCGCCGAAGGTCTTTGAGGTGCAGCCGGACATGGTTTCGCGCAACCTGCAAAAACCGCTGAGCATCAGCGACAGAACAACCGGATTGTTCTAAGGCCTTTCACAAGGACAGTGATATGCGGTAAGGGGGCGGCCATGGAGCGGCCCCCTTATCCTTTTGTCCGGCTGAAGCCGAAAGCCGACGCGCGCAAGCTGCGCCATGGATTCCCGTGGGTGTTTGCAAATGACGTGGTGACGGACCGGCGCACCAAGGCGCTGCGCCCCGGCACATTGGCGGTTTTGCAGGATGCAGAGCGGCGCGACATTGGCGTTGTCGCGGTCAATCCAAATTCAAAGATATTCTGCCGGATTCTGGACCGTGCCCCGGAGGCGGCGATTGACAGGGTCTGGCTTGAAAGCAGGCTTGCCCGCGCGCTTGGGCTGCGGGCGCGGCTTTTTGAGCGGCCATTTTACAGATTGGTCCATGCCGAAGGCGATGGCCTGCCCGGCGTGGTGATTGACCGCTTCGGGGATGTCGCGGTGATTCAGCCCAACGCCGCTTGGGCAGAGCTGCTCCTGCCTGAACTGGCGGCGGCATTGCAGGCGGTGACGGGGGTATCTTGCGTGCTCAAGAATGCCAGCGGGCGGGCGCGCGCGCTGGAGGGGCTTGACGAGACCCACGCGGTCTTGATCGGCACCGCGCCGGGCGCGCCGGTGCCGGTGGAGATGAACGGCGCGGTTTATATGGCAGACCTGATCGGCGGGCAGAAAACCGGGCTGTTCTTCGATCAGCGCGCCAATCAAGGGTTTGCCGCAAGCCTTGCCCGTGGCGGATCGGTGCTTGATGTGTTCAGCCATGTCGGCGGGTTCGGGTTGGCCGCGCTGGCGGGGGGCACAAAGCGCGCTTTGCGTAGATGGCTCTGAGCCCGCACTGACCCTTGCGGCGCAAGGCGCGGATGCGATGGGCATGGGCGCGCGTTTTACGGCGCGCAAGGGCGACGCGTTCGAGGCGCTGACGGCACTGGCCGATGAGGGCGCGCTGTTTGACATGGTGATTTGCGACCCGCCCGCATTCGCGCCCAGCAAACAGGCGCTTGAGCCGGGGCTGCGTGCCTATGAAAAGGTGGCGCGCCAGGCAGCGGGCGTAGTGAAAGAGGGTGGTTATCTCGGGCTTTGTTCGTGCTCGCACGCCGCCGATCTCAACCGGTTCAGAGATGCCTGCATTCGCGGAATTGGCCGGGCCGGACGAACGGGTCAGCTTTTGCACACCGGCTTTGCCGGGGCGGATCATCCGCAATTGCCGCAACTGGCTGAGAGCGGCTATCTCAAAGCGTTGTTCTTCCGGCTTTGAAGGCGCTGCTTGATACCTGCGTGCTTTACCCCACGGTGATGCGTGAAATGCTGTTGGGTGTGGCGCAGACCGGCGCGTTCACACCGCTTTGGTCAGCGCGGATTATCGAGGAATGGCGTCGGGCGGCGGAAAAGCTCGGGCGCGACGGTGTGGCACAAGCGATGAGTGAGGCCGCAATTCTGGGCGCGCGCTGGCCGCATGCCGAGGTCGCTTATCCGGCGGCACTTGAGGCGCGGTTATGGCTACCGGATGCGGCGGATGTGCATGTTCTGGCGGCGGCGATTGCCGGGTCGGCAGATGTGATCGTGACGCTGAACGCCAAGGATTTTCCACGGCAGATTCTGGCCGAAGAAGGGTTGAGCCGGGCCGACCCTGACGGGTTTTTGCTGGGGGTTTGGCAGGCGGACCGGGTGGCGGTGGAAGATGTGGCGCGCAAGGTGCGCGACAATGCGCGGGCGCTTTCGGGCGAGCAGTGGAGCGCGCGCGGGCTTTTGAAAAAGGCCCGCCTGCCACGGCTGGGCAAGGCAGTGTCGGGCGCGTTGGACTGAGGCGCGCACCCGGTGGGCGTGGCGGTGGCGCGGGTGGCTGGCCGCGTGTTTGGATATTTATGGCAAAATGAAGCAGGGGCGCTTTCAGCTTTGCCATTTCGCGTCATGTGAGCGGATCGCCTTGATCCGGTCGGGCGTGGCGGGGTGCGACAAGAGCCATGCCGGCGGGCGCGCACCCCCGGCGGTGAGTGCGTCGAGTTTTTCAAACAGGGTGATTTGCGGGGCGCTGCCGATGCCCGCCTTGGTCAGCAGGGCGGTGGCGTATTCATCTGCCTCGTATTCATCGGCGCGCGACAGATGCGCGGCGAGCATTGACGTTAGCGTGTTGGCGATGGCACGGCCCACACCGGGCAGGAAGCGCGAGAGAACGAGAGCGAGAGCGGTGCGCAGCGCGTTCTGACCGGAAAAGTCGATCATCCGGCGGCGCGTATGGCCCAGCGCCACATGGCCCAGCTCATGCGCGATGACGGCGGCAAGCTCTTCGCCTGTTACTTCTCCGGCGCGGTATTTCTCATAGAATCCACGGGTCAGAAAGATGCGCCCATCGGGGGCGGCAAGGCCGTTGACCGGGGCGATTTCGTAGATGTTGACGCGAATGCGCTTGATATCGAGCGCGCGGGCGAGCCGGTCGAAAATAGGTTTCAGGCTGGGATCGACCAGTTCGGACGATTGCGCATCAAGATTGCGCGCGGTGCTCCACGCGGAGAAGCGATAATAGGCGTAGCCATAGAGCAGCGCGAGAAGGATCGGGGCAAACTTCAGCATAGGAACAATCTGGGGGTTGGGCAGAGTAAAGGGAAGGGGTCAGATGGCCCATGCCACCGGCATGGCTGTCGGGCCACGGAAAGCCCAGCCGCGAAACGGCACCTCGCCTGCGAGCCTGAGGCCCGGAAGATGGGCAAACAGCAGGGGCAGGGCGATATCGGAGACCAAGGTGCGCGCGATGGCGGCACCGCCGCAGAAATGCGGACCCGCACCGAACGGAATCGCCGGGCCGGTGTCGCGGGTGATATCGAAGCGTTCAGGCGCATCGAAATATGCCTCATCATGCCCGGCCGAGGAAAACATGAAGAAGGCGCGGGTTTCAGGCTCAAAGGTGATGCCGTTGACCTCATCCTCGCGCGCGACACGGCGCGGCGACATGCCGATGGGGGAAATCCAGCGGGTGTATTCTTCGAACGCATCGGAATAGCGCGCGTCGCCGTTTTGGATCAGTGCGTGTTGGTCGGGATGGGTGAGCAATGCCCAGGCGGCCCCGGCGATGGCATCGCGCGGTTCATTCTGGCCACCGGAGATGATCAGCTTGATATTGGCGCGGGTGGCGGCGTCATCCAGCCCGGCCTGCATCTGCACCGA
This is a stretch of genomic DNA from Aquicoccus sp. G2-2. It encodes these proteins:
- the eda gene encoding bifunctional 4-hydroxy-2-oxoglutarate aldolase/2-dehydro-3-deoxy-phosphogluconate aldolase — its product is MTPQATSAEALRLCRIAPVIPVLTVEDAATAAALARALIAGGLRVLEVTLRSAAALDAIRAMAGVRGGIVGAGTVLSPDDVQAAKAAGARFAVSPGATDALLAACEAASLPLLPGAATATEAMRLLERGYSTQKFFPAQASGGAAALKALGAPLPQISFCPTGGVSFDNAAAYLALPNVPCVGGSWVAPKAAIKAGDWPEITRLAAQANGLLHG
- the edd gene encoding phosphogluconate dehydratase translates to MTIHSTVDRVTERIRERSRTLRDGYLDRMRAAASEGPARGHLGCSNQAHAYASMGADQGTLATTQAPNLGIVTAYNDMLSAHEPYGEFPAAIKAAAHSIGATAQVAGGVPAMCDGITQGAPGMELSLFSRDTIALAATIALSHNAFDAVAMLGTCDKIVPGLVMAAGGFGHLPLIFLPAGPMASGLPNDEKAKVRKAYAEGKVERAELMKAEMAAYHGPGTCTFYGTANSNQMLLEIMGLILPGAAFVTPRTPLREALTAEGTRRILGQTALGKAYQPVCDIMDERAFVNGIVGLMATGGSTNLVMHLPAMARAFGILLTPEDFSDLSAVVPLLARIYPNGLADVNHFHAAGGLPYLVSQLLDAGLLHGDAHTVSGSTLGQSEGEPVLKAGALSVRPAASEPANDRILRPHTNPFQPTGGLQRLIGNLGEGIIKVSSVAPEHRLIEAPARVFHTQDAVVQAFKAGALTGDVVVVLPFQGPRANGMPELHGLTPTLSVMQDRGQNIALLTDGRMSGASGKIPAAIHVSPEATLGGPLAQLRDGDLIRLDADAGTLECLTADFTTRPVETPDLSANETGTGREMFALFRANASPATEGASSLFAGKPT
- a CDS encoding DUF6778 family protein — protein: MKHVRLVAAMIMGMAVSGCATMDIATRNASFEAPAAAAAVAPSMKVVSYEVRVPHSLKVSEANSFYPSGDIVWRGEPLGDRYAQVEKIFDDSLAASTKGSDGKLPVMLDIEVSKFHALSEKTRYTVGGRHEIHFVMNFLDPTTRQPVAPPRKIDATFKGFGGARAIHAEENGMTQRVRIVSHLTGVFRHQLGLDAKPPVEAPKVFEVQPDMVSRNLQKPLSISDRTTGLF
- a CDS encoding M48 family metallopeptidase, giving the protein MLKFAPILLALLYGYAYYRFSAWSTARNLDAQSSELVDPSLKPIFDRLARALDIKRIRVNIYEIAPVNGLAAPDGRIFLTRGFYEKYRAGEVTGEELAAVIAHELGHVALGHTRRRMIDFSGQNALRTALALVLSRFLPGVGRAIANTLTSMLAAHLSRADEYEADEYATALLTKAGIGSAPQITLFEKLDALTAGGARPPAWLLSHPATPDRIKAIRSHDAKWQS
- a CDS encoding PIN domain-containing protein, translating into MKALLDTCVLYPTVMREMLLGVAQTGAFTPLWSARIIEEWRRAAEKLGRDGVAQAMSEAAILGARWPHAEVAYPAALEARLWLPDAADVHVLAAAIAGSADVIVTLNAKDFPRQILAEEGLSRADPDGFLLGVWQADRVAVEDVARKVRDNARALSGEQWSARGLLKKARLPRLGKAVSGALD